One window of Gemmatimonadaceae bacterium genomic DNA carries:
- a CDS encoding copper oxidase, whose translation MHMPEPVAPPTTPTAPARSRRPRVRLSPGQPGRDYTPVITPNGTTLPFRVVDRVKVFHLTASEIQHEFAPGLKATCWGYNGSTPGPTIEAVEGDRVRIYVTNQLPEPTSVHWHGLFVPSGMDGVAGVSQAPIPTGETFMYEFDLDQYGTYMYHPHYDEMTQQALGMMGMFVIHQRGARRRPDKDFVMLSSEWKIALGTARPDPNEMTEFNVLTFNSKAFPGTAPLVIQRGDDVRIRFGNLSAMSHHPIHVHGLAWRVVGTDGGPVERTAQRPESTTLVPVGTTRTVEFSADVSGDWAMHCHMTHHTMTQMGHSGVNLVGVDETKIDAAAAPLLPQYMTMGQTGMGDHGAMKMPVPRNSIPMQGAPGPKGHVDMGGMFTVLKVRDRVTGQTDPGWYADPPGTVARAATPDELKRDGIVV comes from the coding sequence ATGCACATGCCTGAGCCGGTAGCGCCACCGACGACTCCGACGGCGCCGGCGCGCTCCCGTCGACCGAGAGTCCGACTCTCGCCCGGTCAGCCTGGGCGCGATTACACCCCGGTCATCACGCCGAACGGCACGACGCTGCCATTTCGCGTCGTGGATCGCGTGAAGGTGTTTCATCTCACGGCCAGTGAAATCCAGCATGAGTTTGCGCCCGGACTCAAGGCAACGTGCTGGGGCTACAATGGCAGCACGCCCGGCCCCACCATCGAGGCCGTCGAGGGTGACCGTGTTCGGATCTACGTCACCAATCAGTTGCCCGAGCCGACGAGTGTTCACTGGCACGGGCTCTTCGTGCCGTCAGGCATGGACGGCGTCGCTGGCGTCAGTCAGGCGCCGATCCCAACGGGCGAGACGTTCATGTACGAGTTCGACCTCGACCAGTACGGCACGTACATGTACCACCCGCATTACGACGAGATGACGCAGCAGGCCCTCGGCATGATGGGCATGTTCGTCATCCATCAGCGCGGCGCGCGTCGGCGTCCGGACAAGGACTTCGTGATGTTGTCGAGTGAGTGGAAGATTGCCCTCGGGACCGCGCGACCGGATCCGAACGAGATGACGGAGTTCAACGTGCTCACGTTCAACAGCAAGGCGTTCCCGGGAACGGCGCCGCTCGTGATCCAGCGCGGCGACGACGTGCGCATCCGCTTCGGGAACCTGAGCGCGATGAGTCATCACCCGATTCACGTGCACGGACTGGCATGGCGCGTCGTCGGCACCGATGGCGGTCCGGTCGAGCGCACCGCGCAGCGTCCGGAGAGCACGACGCTGGTTCCGGTGGGAACAACCCGAACGGTCGAATTCTCTGCAGACGTCTCCGGCGACTGGGCGATGCATTGCCACATGACGCACCACACGATGACGCAGATGGGTCACAGCGGCGTCAATCTCGTGGGCGTCGATGAGACGAAGATCGACGCGGCAGCGGCACCGCTGCTGCCGCAATACATGACCATGGGCCAGACGGGCATGGGAGATCATGGCGCGATGAAGATGCCCGTACCGCGGAACTCGATCCCGATGCAAGGCGCACCCGGACCAAAGGGACACGTCGACATGGGCGGCATGTTCACCGTGCTGAAGGTCCGGGATCGTGTCACCGGTCAAACTGACCCAGGGTGGTACGCCGATCCTCCAGGCACGGTGGCGCGGGCTGCGACACCTGACGAACTGAAACGCGACGGCATCGTCGTCTGA
- a CDS encoding TolC family protein: protein MNLLLFRLRHASAFCVAIAALSGCAHLSANDGIDGVNRAVTSRTDFEASWLRDRGADSVAAAYAAQALHGVVPVDTAIRIALLRNKRLQATFEDLGIAQADVVQAGLLANPVFSGGRFVADGGGPGILQLGLALPFIDYLQRPSRRSAARQAYAAEQSRVAAAVIATVADVRVAYAEAQAAAQMEELRSTVLQATEASAVAAGALHDAGNVSDFDLAQQQAMAADARLALLTARGERVAHLAALARVMGVTSDSSWTPAPRLGLPADTLPPVQVLAPLAQARNLELHAAFESAAAAGRLAGLANTFALLPDGSIGVGRETDPDGRFTGATLTVPLPLFDQGQGRVARARATFRQAVDRHDALAVEIAADVTALAARVEAARERAVHLQRTVLPLRAKLVAESQRFVNAMEQSVFTLLLARQAEIDAGQAYVEALRDYWSLRARLEQAVGGSFQPLRPDEQATGGVRRPMQSPRTP from the coding sequence ATGAATCTCCTTCTGTTCCGGCTGCGGCACGCAAGCGCGTTTTGCGTGGCCATCGCGGCTCTTTCGGGTTGTGCGCACCTCTCGGCGAACGACGGGATCGACGGAGTGAATCGCGCCGTTACCTCCCGCACTGACTTCGAGGCGAGTTGGCTTCGTGATCGCGGGGCCGACTCCGTGGCCGCCGCGTACGCCGCGCAGGCGCTCCACGGCGTCGTCCCCGTCGACACGGCCATTCGCATCGCGCTGCTCCGCAACAAGCGGCTGCAGGCGACGTTCGAGGACCTCGGGATCGCGCAGGCTGACGTCGTGCAGGCAGGCCTTCTCGCGAACCCGGTGTTCAGCGGCGGCCGTTTCGTCGCTGACGGGGGCGGCCCGGGCATCCTCCAGCTCGGACTCGCCCTGCCGTTCATCGACTATCTGCAGCGCCCGTCTCGTCGCAGTGCCGCGCGGCAGGCGTACGCGGCCGAGCAGTCGCGCGTGGCGGCCGCCGTGATCGCAACGGTCGCGGATGTTCGAGTCGCGTATGCGGAAGCACAGGCGGCAGCACAGATGGAAGAGCTGCGTTCCACCGTCCTGCAAGCGACGGAGGCCAGCGCCGTCGCCGCTGGTGCCCTGCACGATGCCGGCAACGTCTCGGACTTCGACCTCGCGCAGCAGCAGGCGATGGCCGCCGATGCGCGCCTGGCGCTACTGACCGCGCGTGGTGAGCGTGTCGCGCATCTCGCCGCGCTCGCCCGCGTGATGGGCGTCACGAGCGACTCATCGTGGACTCCGGCGCCGCGTCTCGGCTTGCCGGCGGATACCCTGCCGCCAGTGCAGGTGCTGGCGCCGCTCGCGCAGGCGCGGAATCTGGAACTGCACGCGGCGTTTGAATCCGCCGCTGCCGCTGGTCGCCTCGCCGGACTCGCGAACACGTTCGCGCTTCTGCCCGATGGCAGCATCGGCGTGGGCCGCGAGACCGATCCCGACGGCCGATTCACCGGTGCGACGCTCACCGTGCCGTTGCCGCTGTTCGATCAGGGGCAGGGGCGAGTCGCCCGCGCGCGTGCCACGTTCCGACAGGCGGTCGACCGCCACGACGCGCTGGCCGTCGAGATCGCCGCCGACGTCACGGCGCTGGCGGCCCGTGTCGAGGCAGCGCGTGAGCGCGCGGTGCATCTGCAGCGCACGGTCCTGCCGCTGCGCGCCAAGTTGGTCGCCGAATCGCAGCGCTTCGTGAATGCGATGGAGCAGAGCGTGTTCACACTGCTCCTCGCCCGTCAGGCCGAGATCGACGCGGGGCAGGCCTACGTTGAGGCGCTGCGTGATTACTGGAGCCTTCGCGCGCGGCTCGAGCAAGCCGTCGGTGGCTCATTCCAGCCGCTGAGGCCGGACGAACAGGCAACGGGCGGTGTACGACGACCGATGCAATCTCCGAGGACGCCATGA
- a CDS encoding efflux RND transporter permease subunit, producing MLKSIIRWSVSHPLAVCLTTALVSAAGVWALLTTPVDAIPDLSDAQVIVMTEWPGQAPQLVEDQVTYPLEAELLKVPNIKFVRGMSQFGLSAVYVVFEDGTDLYWARTRVLEYLNAVRGKLPDGAVPMLGPDATGVGWVMQYILADTTGTRTLADLRALQDFTVRPALTAVPGVAEIASFGGFEKEYQVQVDPAKLLAFNVSITKVADAVRASNQDVGGRVLEMGGTEYVVRGRGRFTSLDHLRNVSVGTGMDGAPITVQDVATVQEGPALRRGIADLDGRGEVVTGWVVMRYGANPREVIDSVKAKMAEIQRALPAGVRFVEGYDRSGLIDRAVATLREKLLEESLIVALVAILFLLHARSALVAIVTLPIGIVMALLAMRALGLSANIMSLGGIAIAIGAMIDAAIVMVENLHKHIERNEAEGRPRSHATLVIESAQEVGPALFISLLIITASFLPVFALQDQEGRLFKPLAWTKTLAMAAAAMLSVTLVPVMMGLFIRTGVKPEAANPVNRLLIRAYRPVIALILRHRWPTILAAVAVLGVSIVPWLRVGSEFMPPLNEGAIMDMPSLLPGVGTAQARQILQQRDAALARIPEVQTVMGKIGRAESATDMAPMSMIESIAILKDRRDWRPGVTYDSIVSQANATVRTPGVGNMWSMPIKNRLDMLATGIKTPVGIKVFGTSLDTLDRIGRQIEAVLPGVAGTNTVFAERAVGGRYLDVTVNREAAARYGLTVAEVQTALSTAVGGVDAGQVIAGRERFGVLVRYPRELRDSPDMLRSVLVMTPSGAQIALGDLARVDVVQGSTLIKSENANLNNVVYVDVQGRDIGGYVEDAKRLLLEKLLLPPGYRLEWSGQFESLERATQRLRIVVPLTLLIIIALLYLNFRSVVEVAIVMLSLPFALVGGVWLLWLLEYNMSVAVAIGFIALAGVAAETGVIMLLYLDQAYNDRRARGDMKHRADVDAAIEHGAVERVRPKMMTVTAIMAGLVPILWSQGTGADVMKRIAAPMVGGMLTSTVLTLIVIPAIYSLWKEREVRRALVSGAVNEFGVVVRRAASPTAPSMHET from the coding sequence ATGCTCAAGTCCATCATCCGCTGGTCCGTCAGCCATCCGCTTGCCGTCTGCCTGACGACCGCGCTCGTCTCCGCCGCCGGTGTCTGGGCGTTGCTCACCACACCGGTCGACGCGATCCCGGACCTGTCCGATGCGCAAGTCATCGTCATGACCGAGTGGCCGGGACAGGCACCACAGCTCGTCGAGGATCAGGTCACGTATCCGCTCGAGGCCGAGCTGCTCAAGGTGCCCAACATCAAGTTCGTGCGCGGGATGTCGCAGTTCGGTCTCTCGGCGGTGTACGTCGTCTTCGAGGACGGTACGGACCTCTACTGGGCACGCACACGGGTGCTTGAATACCTGAACGCGGTGCGCGGCAAGCTGCCCGACGGTGCCGTGCCCATGCTCGGGCCCGACGCGACGGGTGTCGGCTGGGTGATGCAGTACATCCTCGCCGACACCACCGGCACGCGAACCCTGGCCGACCTGCGCGCGCTGCAGGACTTCACTGTCCGACCGGCATTGACGGCGGTGCCTGGCGTCGCAGAGATCGCGTCGTTCGGCGGCTTCGAGAAGGAATACCAGGTGCAGGTCGATCCGGCGAAACTGCTCGCGTTCAACGTCTCGATCACGAAGGTCGCCGACGCCGTCCGCGCGTCGAACCAGGATGTCGGCGGCCGAGTGCTCGAGATGGGCGGAACGGAGTATGTCGTCCGGGGACGCGGGCGCTTCACGTCGCTCGATCACCTGCGCAACGTGTCCGTCGGCACCGGCATGGACGGCGCGCCAATCACCGTGCAGGACGTCGCCACTGTGCAGGAGGGCCCCGCCTTGCGACGAGGCATCGCGGATCTGGATGGTCGTGGAGAAGTCGTGACCGGCTGGGTCGTGATGCGCTACGGCGCGAATCCGCGGGAGGTGATCGACAGTGTGAAGGCGAAGATGGCAGAGATCCAGCGCGCACTACCGGCTGGCGTGCGCTTCGTCGAGGGCTACGACCGCTCCGGCCTGATCGACCGGGCGGTCGCGACGTTGCGCGAGAAGCTGCTCGAGGAATCACTCATCGTGGCCTTGGTCGCGATCCTGTTCCTGCTGCACGCCCGCAGCGCGCTGGTCGCCATCGTCACGCTGCCCATCGGCATCGTGATGGCACTGCTCGCGATGCGGGCACTTGGGCTCTCGGCGAACATCATGTCGCTCGGCGGCATCGCCATCGCCATCGGAGCGATGATCGACGCGGCCATCGTAATGGTCGAGAACCTGCACAAGCACATCGAGCGCAACGAGGCGGAGGGGCGGCCACGGTCGCATGCGACGCTCGTGATCGAGTCTGCACAGGAAGTGGGACCGGCGCTCTTCATCTCGCTACTGATCATCACGGCGTCCTTCCTGCCTGTGTTCGCGCTGCAGGATCAGGAGGGCCGCCTCTTCAAGCCCCTCGCGTGGACCAAGACGCTGGCCATGGCCGCAGCCGCCATGCTCTCGGTCACGCTCGTGCCGGTCATGATGGGCCTGTTCATCCGGACGGGCGTCAAGCCCGAGGCGGCCAATCCGGTGAACCGGCTGCTGATCAGGGCGTACCGGCCCGTGATCGCGCTCATCCTGCGGCACCGCTGGCCGACGATCCTGGCGGCGGTCGCCGTGCTGGGCGTGAGCATCGTGCCATGGCTGCGAGTCGGCAGCGAGTTCATGCCGCCGCTGAACGAAGGCGCGATCATGGACATGCCGTCGCTGTTGCCCGGTGTCGGTACCGCGCAGGCGCGCCAGATCCTGCAACAACGTGACGCGGCGCTGGCGCGCATTCCCGAGGTGCAGACCGTCATGGGGAAGATCGGTCGCGCCGAGAGTGCGACCGATATGGCGCCAATGTCGATGATCGAGTCGATTGCGATCCTCAAGGACCGGCGTGACTGGCGCCCCGGGGTGACCTATGACTCCATCGTGTCGCAAGCCAACGCCACCGTGCGGACGCCCGGTGTCGGCAACATGTGGAGCATGCCGATCAAGAACCGCCTCGACATGCTGGCGACCGGCATCAAAACGCCGGTGGGCATCAAGGTGTTCGGCACGTCACTCGACACGCTCGACCGCATCGGTCGGCAGATCGAAGCCGTCCTCCCCGGCGTCGCCGGTACAAATACCGTCTTCGCCGAACGCGCCGTCGGTGGGCGGTATCTCGACGTGACGGTGAACCGCGAAGCGGCTGCTCGGTACGGGCTCACGGTCGCGGAGGTGCAGACGGCGCTCAGCACGGCCGTGGGCGGCGTCGATGCAGGGCAGGTGATCGCGGGTCGCGAGCGCTTCGGTGTACTGGTGCGATACCCGCGCGAACTGCGTGATTCACCGGACATGCTGCGCAGCGTCCTCGTGATGACGCCGAGCGGTGCGCAGATCGCGCTCGGTGACCTGGCGCGCGTGGACGTGGTGCAGGGCTCGACGCTGATCAAGTCGGAGAACGCGAACCTCAACAACGTCGTGTACGTGGACGTGCAGGGGAGGGACATCGGCGGGTACGTCGAGGACGCGAAGCGCCTGTTGCTGGAGAAGCTTCTGCTGCCTCCCGGGTATCGCCTCGAATGGTCAGGACAGTTCGAGTCGCTGGAGCGGGCCACGCAGCGGCTGCGCATCGTGGTCCCCCTCACGCTGCTGATCATCATCGCACTGCTGTACCTCAACTTCCGCAGTGTGGTCGAAGTCGCAATCGTGATGCTGTCGCTGCCGTTCGCGCTGGTGGGCGGCGTCTGGCTGCTGTGGCTGCTCGAATACAACATGAGCGTCGCCGTCGCCATCGGCTTCATCGCCCTCGCGGGCGTGGCTGCGGAAACGGGCGTGATCATGCTGCTGTATCTCGACCAAGCGTACAACGACCGTCGGGCGCGCGGCGACATGAAGCACCGCGCGGACGTGGACGCCGCCATCGAGCATGGCGCCGTCGAGCGCGTGCGTCCCAAGATGATGACGGTGACGGCGATCATGGCCGGTCTCGTGCCGATTCTCTGGAGCCAAGGCACAGGCGCGGATGTCATGAAGCGCATCGCGGCACCCATGGTAGGCGGTATGCTCACTAGCACAGTGCTGACCCTGATCGTGATCCCGGCGATCTACTCGCTGTGGAAGGAGCGCGAGGTGCGGCGCGCGTTGGTCAGTGGCGCCGTGAACGAGTTCGGCGTTGTTGTCCGACGGGCCGCGTCACCGACGGCACCTTCGATGCACGAGACATGA
- a CDS encoding efflux RND transporter periplasmic adaptor subunit: MAGMEGMQGMTGMTMSADGSVALTAGQIRTFGITFGTADMRTLTNEARATGNVMVDETRVVQVAPRVAGFVERLYVNVTGQPVRRGQPLLELYAPDLVAAQQELLLAAGLQRTLGQSAVPGLPDNSTDLVAAARRRLLLWEVSERQIDEILRTGRVRQTITLHAPATGVVMQRPVVQGQAVMSGQMLYTISDLSRVWVEADLRGADAASVRAGTTAGIEITGLPGRSFTGRVEYVYPTVQADARTTRARIALDNSNGALRPGMYALVRLSTPSRDALTVPTSAVLRTGERAVVFIDLGAGTLQPQDVEVGATAGDYTEILAGVEPGQRVVTSAQFLLDSESNLGEVMKSMLSMGSGMQGMEGMDGMQMKGADTKGMKGMPGITKNSKR; this comes from the coding sequence ATGGCCGGCATGGAGGGAATGCAGGGCATGACCGGCATGACGATGAGCGCTGATGGCTCCGTCGCGCTCACTGCCGGCCAGATCCGCACGTTCGGCATCACCTTTGGGACCGCGGACATGCGCACGCTGACGAATGAGGCACGGGCGACGGGCAACGTGATGGTCGATGAGACCCGCGTCGTGCAGGTTGCACCGCGCGTCGCCGGATTCGTCGAGCGGCTGTACGTGAACGTCACCGGGCAACCGGTGCGTCGCGGACAACCGCTGCTCGAGCTGTACGCCCCGGATCTCGTTGCGGCACAGCAGGAGCTGCTGCTCGCCGCCGGGCTGCAGCGCACCCTCGGCCAGAGCGCGGTGCCAGGCTTGCCGGACAATTCCACCGATCTGGTGGCGGCGGCGAGGCGCCGACTACTGCTCTGGGAGGTGTCGGAGCGGCAGATCGACGAGATCCTGCGAACGGGGCGTGTGCGTCAGACGATCACACTGCACGCCCCCGCGACCGGAGTCGTCATGCAGCGACCCGTCGTGCAGGGTCAGGCGGTGATGTCGGGCCAGATGCTCTACACGATCTCCGATCTGTCGCGTGTGTGGGTCGAAGCGGACCTGCGCGGAGCGGATGCGGCCAGTGTGCGTGCTGGCACGACCGCCGGCATCGAGATCACCGGGCTTCCAGGCCGGTCGTTCACCGGGCGCGTCGAGTACGTCTACCCGACCGTGCAGGCGGACGCGCGGACGACGCGTGCGCGCATCGCGCTCGACAACTCGAACGGCGCACTCAGGCCCGGCATGTACGCGCTGGTGCGCCTGTCGACGCCATCGCGTGACGCGCTCACGGTCCCGACCTCCGCCGTGCTCCGCACAGGCGAGCGCGCTGTGGTGTTCATCGATCTGGGTGCCGGCACACTGCAGCCGCAGGACGTGGAGGTTGGCGCGACCGCGGGTGACTACACGGAAATCCTCGCTGGCGTCGAGCCCGGGCAGCGCGTCGTCACCTCCGCACAGTTCCTCCTGGACTCCGAGTCGAATCTGGGCGAGGTGATGAAGAGCATGCTGAGCATGGGCAGCGGCATGCAAGGCATGGAAGGCATGGACGGCATGCAGATGAAGGGCGCGGATACGAAAGGCATGAAGGGCATGCCGGGCATCACCAAGAACAGCAAGCGCTGA
- a CDS encoding TolC family protein, with protein sequence MIATLGLLSSPLLPATVSAQPRPAPDSASLEALIAVATASSPTLRAARFRVDAMRSRVGPAGLRPDPMLTVGLRDFPASRPGFYDSFTMKMVGVRQTIPYPGKLGRDRRIATREVEASEAAVTVTRLDVIRDVQRAYYEIAFTDRALDVVNRNRDLLVDVVKVADSRYGVGQGGQQDVLRARIEAGRLGEQAVTLIEQRRAALARLNAVLDRPVETPLVGAEVPGRIARAAVADSAGQVRFVSATLGARAANSPLPPVDALTTMALDASPMLREAQATIAAQTTRVERAGKEHLPDFEVAFDYGQRRGFTDLVTATVAIPIRLQRRAREDQLSAAARADLAALESELAARRNAIRAEVVRLSADLERQRTQLALYKTAIIPQGRAALTSSLASYQVGRVEFLPVLETQATLFNYETECFRVLTDFATTLAELERVVGREILP encoded by the coding sequence GTGATCGCGACGCTCGGCTTGCTGTCGTCGCCACTGCTGCCCGCCACCGTCAGTGCACAGCCACGACCTGCGCCCGATAGCGCCTCCCTCGAGGCGCTGATCGCCGTCGCCACCGCCTCCAGCCCAACGCTGCGTGCTGCCCGGTTCCGCGTTGACGCCATGCGCTCGCGCGTCGGTCCGGCAGGTCTGCGTCCCGATCCGATGCTGACGGTGGGCCTGCGGGACTTCCCGGCCAGCAGACCGGGATTCTATGACTCCTTCACCATGAAGATGGTGGGGGTCCGCCAGACGATTCCATATCCGGGCAAGCTCGGTCGCGACCGCCGCATCGCCACCCGCGAGGTCGAGGCGAGCGAGGCGGCCGTCACGGTCACGCGACTCGACGTGATCCGCGACGTGCAGCGCGCGTACTACGAGATCGCTTTCACCGACCGGGCGCTCGACGTGGTCAACCGGAATCGTGACCTGCTGGTCGATGTGGTTAAGGTGGCGGACTCGCGATACGGCGTTGGCCAAGGTGGCCAGCAGGACGTGCTGCGCGCGCGCATCGAGGCAGGCCGACTCGGCGAGCAGGCCGTGACCCTGATCGAGCAGCGACGCGCGGCGCTCGCGCGGCTCAACGCCGTTCTCGACCGGCCGGTCGAGACACCGCTAGTCGGAGCTGAGGTGCCAGGGCGCATCGCGCGTGCGGCGGTCGCGGACTCCGCCGGTCAGGTCAGGTTCGTGTCGGCCACGCTTGGTGCGCGCGCCGCGAACTCGCCACTGCCGCCGGTGGATGCGCTGACGACGATGGCGCTCGATGCGAGTCCGATGCTGCGCGAGGCGCAGGCCACCATCGCCGCGCAGACGACCCGCGTCGAACGCGCCGGGAAGGAGCACCTTCCCGACTTCGAGGTGGCGTTCGACTATGGGCAGCGTCGCGGGTTCACGGACCTCGTGACGGCGACTGTCGCAATCCCCATCCGTCTGCAGCGTCGAGCCCGCGAAGACCAGCTCTCCGCCGCTGCGCGCGCGGACCTTGCCGCCCTCGAGTCGGAGCTCGCTGCACGGCGCAATGCGATCCGCGCCGAGGTCGTGCGCCTGAGTGCTGATCTCGAGCGGCAGCGCACACAGCTCGCCCTCTACAAGACGGCGATCATCCCGCAGGGCCGTGCCGCGCTCACGTCGTCGCTGGCGAGCTATCAGGTCGGCCGCGTCGAGTTCCTCCCCGTGCTCGAAACCCAGGCGACGCTGTTCAACTACGAGACGGAGTGTTTCCGCGTGCTCACGGATTTTGCCACGACACTGGCGGAGCTCGAACGTGTCGTCGGCAGGGAGATCCTCCCATGA
- a CDS encoding sigma-70 family RNA polymerase sigma factor, with protein MIVPPSRLAALLAALTTASTTTATEAAAGELYDATRPHLVRICATLITRAPGKPWLAAEDLAQDTLVDALPALQRGACPNANNNGLLRWLTTVAWRRLLTEARPGIGVSDAEIEEVLLGTHARNSTVHGDDDSRTWRDRAVRLAHDAALEGLPVSHQRTWVLVAEHELPKTEAAAALGVSRRTVYNRLAQVETHLRAALAPYAP; from the coding sequence ATGATCGTTCCACCCAGTCGTCTCGCCGCACTCCTCGCGGCACTCACGACCGCCAGTACGACCACGGCCACCGAGGCCGCCGCCGGTGAACTGTACGACGCAACGCGCCCACACCTCGTTCGCATCTGCGCGACGCTGATCACGCGCGCACCTGGCAAGCCATGGCTGGCCGCCGAGGACCTCGCGCAGGACACGTTGGTCGACGCCTTGCCGGCGCTGCAGCGTGGCGCGTGTCCCAACGCCAACAACAACGGATTGCTGCGCTGGCTCACCACCGTCGCGTGGCGCCGGCTGCTCACGGAGGCACGCCCCGGGATTGGTGTCTCCGATGCCGAGATCGAGGAGGTGCTGCTCGGCACGCATGCCAGGAACAGCACGGTCCATGGCGATGACGACTCGCGCACATGGCGCGACCGCGCGGTGCGGCTCGCACATGACGCGGCGCTCGAGGGACTGCCTGTCTCGCATCAGCGCACGTGGGTGTTGGTCGCCGAGCATGAGTTGCCTAAGACTGAAGCAGCGGCCGCGCTGGGCGTCAGCCGTCGGACGGTCTACAACCGCCTCGCACAGGTCGAAACGCATCTGCGCGCGGCGCTCGCCCCGTACGCACCGTGA
- a CDS encoding AAA family ATPase yields the protein MPSMNLDDDPRSTLARILEQLLHAFGTDAGPDVERVLTTLALALTRHVHEPYALRAVFVAPAGSGKTRLLRLIASIVRLPAVIIPVVDLAETGWRGAQIGDACRLLHPSLFVRDEFSRRITVPTTTVALPSVVLLDELDKISLRHAGIALEGSAAAARLGKQQSLLPVLDPESDLLVQYDDASAPFRWSLRNSIVLCAGAFAMAPSDRALTPADLIDVGLSSELVDRLGPVWMLPMPGASTRASIARIKLRDVEAFALRLGVTVTGIEAYAATLPAPGDTPDFIGLRGLLHAVTQRVLEAVADALTQQRTHVDLMDARGDA from the coding sequence ATGCCGTCGATGAATCTCGACGACGATCCGCGCAGCACACTCGCACGCATTCTGGAACAGCTACTCCACGCATTCGGCACCGACGCTGGTCCGGATGTCGAGCGAGTGCTCACGACGCTGGCGCTTGCGCTGACGCGCCATGTTCACGAACCCTATGCCCTGAGAGCGGTGTTTGTCGCACCAGCCGGCAGCGGCAAGACGCGCCTCTTGCGGCTCATTGCGTCCATCGTACGTCTGCCCGCCGTCATCATTCCGGTGGTCGATCTCGCCGAGACCGGATGGAGGGGCGCGCAGATCGGCGATGCGTGTCGCCTGCTGCATCCGTCCCTCTTCGTCCGCGACGAGTTCTCGCGGCGCATCACCGTCCCGACGACGACCGTCGCACTGCCGTCAGTCGTGCTGCTCGATGAGCTCGACAAGATCAGCCTCCGGCACGCTGGAATCGCGCTGGAAGGGAGTGCAGCTGCCGCACGCCTAGGGAAGCAGCAATCGCTACTGCCGGTACTGGATCCTGAGAGTGATTTGCTCGTGCAGTACGACGATGCCTCGGCACCGTTTCGCTGGTCGTTGCGGAACAGCATCGTGCTGTGCGCGGGGGCATTCGCCATGGCGCCGTCAGATCGTGCGCTCACGCCCGCGGACCTGATCGATGTCGGGCTGAGTTCAGAGTTGGTGGATCGCCTCGGTCCGGTGTGGATGCTCCCGATGCCCGGGGCGTCGACGCGCGCAAGCATCGCACGCATCAAGCTGCGCGATGTCGAAGCCTTCGCGCTGCGGCTCGGCGTCACCGTCACGGGGATCGAGGCGTATGCCGCGACGCTGCCGGCACCCGGCGACACACCCGACTTCATCGGGCTGCGCGGACTCCTGCATGCCGTCACGCAGCGCGTGCTCGAAGCGGTGGCAGACGCGCTGACGCAGCAGCGCACGCACGTCGACCTGATGGACGCACGAGGTGACGCATGA